TTAGAAAAACTATTCGTCGTCTTTTTCTTCTTCTTCGTATGCTTTAAGCAATTCTGTTTGAATATCGGCAGGAACTTGGTTGTAGTCGCTAAATTTAAGCGTGTAAGTACCACTACCCGATGTAATTGAACTAAGAGCAGTTGAGTATTTGTTCAATTCTTTCAAAGGAACTTTTGCTTTAATAATTTGGTATCTGCCTTCGCTGTCCATACCCATAATAACGGCTCTACGTCCTTGCAAGTCGGTCATTATATCGCCCATTCTGTCGGCTGGAACCATAACTTCTACGTCGTAAATCGGTTCAAGAATTTTTGGTCCGGCGTTTCTAAAGGCTTCTCTAAATGCATTACGTCCGGCAAGTTTAAATGCCATTTCGTTTGAGTCAACGGGGTGCATTTTACCATCGTAAATATTGACAACAATATCTCTTGCGTATGAACCTGTTAGTGGTCCTTCTTCCATTCTTTCCATTATACCTTTTAGAATAGCAGGCATAAATCTGGCATCAATGGTACCTCCAACAATACAGTTGTTAAACACAAGTTTACCGCCCCAAGGTAATTGATGTTCTTCGGTTCCACGAATTGGGAATTCGCTTTGCATTTTCATTCCTGGGGTGTATGGCTCAATAAGCATGTGAACTTCGCCAAACTGACCTGCACCACCTGATTGTTTTTTGTGGCGATACATTGATTTTGCCGATTTGGTAATAGTTTCGCGATATGGAATTTTTGGAGTTAAAAACTCAACAGGTATTTTGTCGATATTTTCAATATTCCATTTAACTGTATTTATATGAAGCTCGCCCTGACCTTTTATCAAAATTTGTTTCAACTCTTTAGAGTATTCAACTAAAAGTGTCGGGTCGGTTTTGCTAATATCACTTAATCTAGCACCCAATTTTTCGTCATCACTTGTGTTTTGGGCTTTTATAGCCATTGTGATTTTAGGTTCCGGATAAACAATAGGCTCTAACTGTGTTCCTTCAGCTTTTGCCGAAGCCAATGTATCGCCTGTTTTGGTATTTTTTAGTTTAATTGTTGCAGCAATATCGCCGGCTGAAACTTTCTCTAATTTTTCGCGTTTTCTGCCCGCAACTGCGTACAACTGCGACATTCTTTCTTTTCCTGAGTTGGTCGAATTGACAAGGTCTATAGATTCGGTAATATCGCCCGAAAAAACTTTAAAGAAAACAATTTCGCCTAAGTGCTCTTCGGTAGCTGTTTTAAATACAAAAGTTATAGGTTGTTCGGTTGAGCTACATTTTATTTCGTTTCCTTTTGTGTCTTTAGCAGCAGGAACTTCATCGGGAGCTGGACATGTTTGAGTAATAAACTCCATTATGCGGTTAATACCTTTATTTTGCTTCGATGAAGAACAGAAAACGGGATAAAAACTTCTGTTAATCAAACCGACTTTCAAGCCTTTTTCTAATTCTTCGGTTGTCAAAGTACCGTTTTCAAAGAAAGTTTCCATAAGGTGTTCGTCGCTTTCGGCAGCTTTTTCAATAAGCTCATTGTGCAACTCTTCAGCTTTAGCTTTGTGGTTATCGGGTATATCTACCAAAGTTTGTTTACCGTTATCGTCAAACTTAATCATTTTCATGAGCAAAACATCAATAACAGCATCAAAGTTATGACCGTCAGAAGCTGGGAATTGTATAATTGTAACTCCGCCTCCAAATTCGTTTTTAAGCTGACGTACAGTTTCTTCGTAGTTGGCTTTTTCGTGTCCCAACTGATTTACAACAAACATTACGGGTTTGTTGGTTTTGTTGGTGTTACGCATTGCTATTTCAGTTCCGACCTCAACACCATTTTGAGAGTTAACTGCAATTAAAGCAGTATCGGCAACTTTCAAAGCTCCCATTACTTCACCAACGTAGTCGTCGAAACCCGGACAGTCGATAATATTTATTTTTTTACCGTTAAATTCGCTGAAAAGTACTGTAGAATAAACAGAGTTTTCACGTTCCAACTCTATTTCTCTGTAGTCCGAAACGGTGTTCTTATCTTCTATTGTTCCTCTTCTGTTAATAACGCCACCTTCAAATAACATGGCTTCGCTAATTGTTGTCTTGCCCGATTTGGCACCGCCTATAATAGCTATATTTCTAATTTCGCTTGTTTTGTAGACCTTCATTTTTTGTTATATATGATTGATTAAAAATTAATTAAAAATGGGTGCAAAGTTACAAAATGTATCAATATTTACAATGCTTTATTTTATAAAACTCTAACTTTTGTTGTTTTTATCATTTTTAAAACCACCGTATAGCCTTAATTTTATTGCGCTTTTAGATGTATATTAATTTTTTAAAAATAAAATAAAAAATTACATCTGTAAGCAGGTTTTTGTAGTACATTTGTACACATAAAAAATCAGTAATAACAATGAAAATAGGAATATTAACAGCCGGTGGCGATTGTCCCGGAATAAATGCCGCAATTAGAGGGGTTTGCAAAACGGCAATATCTACATATGGTATGAAAGTGTTGGGTTTTTCTTCGGGTTACCGAGGCTTAATCGAAAAAAACTATCAGGAACTTAAAGAAGAGCAACTTTCGGGTATACTTACCTTAGGAGGTACGATATTGGGCACTAGCAGAGATAAACCTTTCCAAAGCGGCTCAAAAGAAAGTGTTAAGCTTATAAAAAAGAATTACAAAGATTTGGGTTTGAAGGCTCTTGTTGTGATAGGTGGCAATGGCACTCAAAAGACTGCTTCGCAATTAGCCGATGAAGGCTTAAACATTATAGGTATTCCCAAAACTATTGATAATGATGTTTATGGAACCGATGTTTCTTTTGGCTTCGATTCAGCCGTTATGATTGCTACCGAAGCAATTGACAGACTGCATACTACTGCCAACTCGCATAACAGAATTATGGTTATTGAGCTTATGGGACACCATGCAGGTTGGATTTCTTTGTATTCGGGCGTCGCAGGTGGAGGCGATGTTATTCTTATTCCTGAAATACCTTACGATATTAAAAATATTTCCAAATATCTGAAACAGAGAATTAAAGAAGATAAAAAATATTCTATAGTTGTTGTCGCCGAAGGAATTGAAAAGCCCGAAGACGAGTACGCAGCATCGTATATATCTAATATGATACAAAAAGAAGTTGGGATTGAAACCCGAAAAACCATTTTAGGCTATATACAAAGAGGTGGTACTCCTTCGCCTATGGATAGGATATTAGCTACCGAATTCGGCTCTCATACTGCAGACCTTATTGCTCAGCAAAAATTTGGAGTAATGGTTTGCAAAAACGGCAATAACATTGAGTCTATTCCACTTAGCGAAGTTGGCGGAAAGATAAAACTCGTTTCCCCCGACAATCCTTTGATAGAAAAATCTAGAAAAATGGGCATTTGCTTTGGCGATTCATAGTCGATAAAAAGCTGAAAAGTTAAGATTTCCAAATTTACATTCGTAATTTTTAATTACAATACTTGTTAGTGCGATTTTTGTATTTTTGCGAAAAAATTGAACAAACTTGTTTGGTTTTAAACGTTATAGTACGATAATAATAGAAGAATAAAATGGACAACGAACCAAATAAAATAATAAAAGATTTTACCAAAAGCGACTATAAATACGGGTTCTACACCGATATTGAAATGGAAACAGCCGAAGTTGGTCTTAATGAGGATACAATAAGGTTTATTTCGGCAAAGAAAAACGAACCCGAATGGTTGTTGGAATTCAGACTTAAGGCTTACCGAAAATGGCTCACAATGGAAATTCCCAATTGGGCTCATTTGGAAATACCCGAAATTGATTTTAACGATATAATTTATTACGCTGCACCAAAAAGGAAACCCGAACTTGAAAGTCTTGACGAGGTTGACCCCGAACTTATTGAAACCTTTAACAAATTGGGCATTTCTCTTGAAGAACAAAAACGCCTTACAGGCGTTGCTGTCGATGCTGTCATCGATAGTGTTTCTGTTAAGACCACATTTTCCGAAACATTGAGCAAATATGGAATTATTTTCTGCTCTTTTAGCGAAGCCGTACAAAATCACCCCGAATTAGTGAAAAGATATATGGGCAGCGTTGTACCGCCCAGCGATAACTTTTTTGCAGCCCTAAATTCGGCTGTATTCAGCGATGGTTCTTTTTGCTACATTCCAAAGGGTGTGAGATGTCCGGTTGAGCTATCCACATATTTTAGGATTAATGCAGCAAATACCGGTCAGTTTGAGCGTACGCTAATTATCGCTGACGAAGGCTCTTACGTTAGCTACATGGAAGGCTGTACAGCTCCTATGAGAGACGAAAATCAGCTTCATGCGGCTATTGTCGAAATTATTGCTTTGAAGGATGCCGAAGTCAAGTACAGCACGGTTCAAAATTGGTACCCGGGCGATAGTGAAGGTAAGGGCGGAATTTACAACTTTGTTACAAAACGTGGTATTTGCAAAGGAAGTCATTCAAAAATATCGTGGACTCAAGTTGAAACGGGCTCGGCGATTACTTGGAAGTATCCAAGCGTAATTCTTGCAGGCGATAATTCAGTCGGCGAGTTTTATTCGGTGGCAGTTACAAATAATTATCAGCAAGCCGACACTGGAACAAAAATGATTCATCACGGGAAAAATACCAGCAGCACCATTATTTCAAAAGGTATATCAGCCGGAAGAAGTAATAACAGCTATCGAGGATTGGTAAGCATAAACAAGCGAGCAGAAAATGCCAGAAACTTTTCGCAATGCGATTCGTTGTTGCTCGGCGATAAATGCGGTGCTCATACTTTTCCGTACATAAAAGTCGAAAATACAAGTTCAAT
This sequence is a window from Lentimicrobiaceae bacterium. Protein-coding genes within it:
- a CDS encoding elongation factor G, with translation MKVYKTSEIRNIAIIGGAKSGKTTISEAMLFEGGVINRRGTIEDKNTVSDYREIELERENSVYSTVLFSEFNGKKINIIDCPGFDDYVGEVMGALKVADTALIAVNSQNGVEVGTEIAMRNTNKTNKPVMFVVNQLGHEKANYEETVRQLKNEFGGGVTIIQFPASDGHNFDAVIDVLLMKMIKFDDNGKQTLVDIPDNHKAKAEELHNELIEKAAESDEHLMETFFENGTLTTEELEKGLKVGLINRSFYPVFCSSSKQNKGINRIMEFITQTCPAPDEVPAAKDTKGNEIKCSSTEQPITFVFKTATEEHLGEIVFFKVFSGDITESIDLVNSTNSGKERMSQLYAVAGRKREKLEKVSAGDIAATIKLKNTKTGDTLASAKAEGTQLEPIVYPEPKITMAIKAQNTSDDEKLGARLSDISKTDPTLLVEYSKELKQILIKGQGELHINTVKWNIENIDKIPVEFLTPKIPYRETITKSAKSMYRHKKQSGGAGQFGEVHMLIEPYTPGMKMQSEFPIRGTEEHQLPWGGKLVFNNCIVGGTIDARFMPAILKGIMERMEEGPLTGSYARDIVVNIYDGKMHPVDSNEMAFKLAGRNAFREAFRNAGPKILEPIYDVEVMVPADRMGDIMTDLQGRRAVIMGMDSEGRYQIIKAKVPLKELNKYSTALSSITSGSGTYTLKFSDYNQVPADIQTELLKAYEEEEKDDE
- a CDS encoding ATP-dependent 6-phosphofructokinase, with amino-acid sequence MKIGILTAGGDCPGINAAIRGVCKTAISTYGMKVLGFSSGYRGLIEKNYQELKEEQLSGILTLGGTILGTSRDKPFQSGSKESVKLIKKNYKDLGLKALVVIGGNGTQKTASQLADEGLNIIGIPKTIDNDVYGTDVSFGFDSAVMIATEAIDRLHTTANSHNRIMVIELMGHHAGWISLYSGVAGGGDVILIPEIPYDIKNISKYLKQRIKEDKKYSIVVVAEGIEKPEDEYAASYISNMIQKEVGIETRKTILGYIQRGGTPSPMDRILATEFGSHTADLIAQQKFGVMVCKNGNNIESIPLSEVGGKIKLVSPDNPLIEKSRKMGICFGDS
- the sufB gene encoding Fe-S cluster assembly protein SufB; translated protein: MDNEPNKIIKDFTKSDYKYGFYTDIEMETAEVGLNEDTIRFISAKKNEPEWLLEFRLKAYRKWLTMEIPNWAHLEIPEIDFNDIIYYAAPKRKPELESLDEVDPELIETFNKLGISLEEQKRLTGVAVDAVIDSVSVKTTFSETLSKYGIIFCSFSEAVQNHPELVKRYMGSVVPPSDNFFAALNSAVFSDGSFCYIPKGVRCPVELSTYFRINAANTGQFERTLIIADEGSYVSYMEGCTAPMRDENQLHAAIVEIIALKDAEVKYSTVQNWYPGDSEGKGGIYNFVTKRGICKGSHSKISWTQVETGSAITWKYPSVILAGDNSVGEFYSVAVTNNYQQADTGTKMIHHGKNTSSTIISKGISAGRSNNSYRGLVSINKRAENARNFSQCDSLLLGDKCGAHTFPYIKVENTSSIVEHEATTSKISEEQLFYCQQRGIDMENAIGLIVNGYAKEIFKKLPMEFAVEAHKLLSISLEGSVG